A window from Dysidea avara chromosome 2, odDysAvar1.4, whole genome shotgun sequence encodes these proteins:
- the LOC136248087 gene encoding uncharacterized protein, producing the protein MNPATICSGFRKCGVYPFNPNAIDCSVSVVNPEVSLQQVNTVATSYHTGNGEIQQHIGTLSSISPETLSRYQRRLEGGYNLHDEEFIEWLKVNHPETFADIFNASPVAVGDPELTADESENNEVEGAPRATLSADVTENNRGEGEIRATVSADVTENNGGEGDLRATLTGDETENTEVESELRAMLTAADRTENIVVERDDKNATGDQPHNLRYISKYLVQFVPDAKPQKTETAVRISGARVLTSEKCVYILKEREEKRKQQEEEKESKKIEREQRKKVEEEQRKKDSGCRKEGPSSY; encoded by the exons ATGAATCCAGCCACGATATGCTCTGGGTTTCGAAAATGTGGCGTGTATCCGTTTAACCCGAATGCCATTGATTGTAGTGTCAGTGTTGTTAATCCTGAGGTTAGCCTGCAGCAGGTGAATACTGTAGCGACAAGTTATCACACTGGCAATGGAGAAATTCAGCAACACATTGGTACCTTATCCAGCATATCACCAGAAACACTGTCACGTTACCAGCGAAGGCTTGAAGGAGGATACAATTTACATGATGAAGAATTCATCGAATGGCTGAAAGTAAACCACCCAGAGACATTTGCTGACATATTCAATG CTTCTCCAGTTGCTGTAGGTGACCCTGAGTTGACAGCAGATGAATCAGAGAACAATGAAGTTGAAGGTGCACCAAGAGCCACGTTATCAGCAGATGTAACAGAGAACAATAGAGGAGAAGGTGAAATAAGAGCCACAGTATCAGCAGATGTAACAGAGAACAATGGAGGAGAAGGTGATTTAAGAGCCACGTTAACAGGAGATGAAACAGAGAACACTGAAGTAGAAAGTGAGCTAAGAGCTATGTTAACAGCAGCAGACAGAACAGAGAACATTGTAGTAGAGAGAGATGATAAAAACGCCACTGGAGACCAACCTCACAACTTGAGgtatatatcaaagtatttagTGCAGTTTGTTCCAGATGCTAAGCCACAGAAAACAGAGACTGCTGTAAGAATTTCAGGAGCTAGAGTCTTGACAAGTGAAAAGTGTGTTTATATCCTTAAAGAGCGTGAAGAGAAACGAAAGCAACAAGAGGAGGAAAAAGAAAGCAAGAAAATAGAAAGAGAACAAAGGAAAAAGGTTGAAGAAGAACAGAGAAAAAAAGATTCTGGTTGCAGAAAAGAAGGCCCTAGTAGCTACTAA